A section of the Leptospira kobayashii genome encodes:
- a CDS encoding methyltransferase domain-containing protein — translation MKRKSDVIEIIIMDSGENMPTADELETLHAVQNYYGKVLQTNKDLKTSACCSIETLPSSYQPILSKIHPEVKEKFYGCGSPFPPSLAGRTVLDLGCGSGRDVYLLSKLVGENGSVVGVDMTEEQLNVANSYLDYHKNQFGYQKSNVSFKKGYIEDLKSAGIEDNSIDLVVSNCVTNLSPNKKLVFSEIFRVLKPGGELYFSDVFADRRIPEELSKDPVLLGECLGGALYTEDFRRLLFHLGINDFRVVSQSKLNLQNPEIEKKIGNVNFHSITFRAFKIPLEDRCEDFGQVAFYKGTIEEHPHSFLLDDHHILYTDKPMLVCGNTADMLSKTQYKEHFRIVGDKSKHMGLFDCGPSPVASASSGEAPSGACC, via the coding sequence ATGAAAAGAAAATCTGATGTAATAGAGATCATTATTATGGATTCGGGAGAAAATATGCCTACAGCAGATGAATTGGAAACTTTACATGCAGTTCAAAATTATTACGGTAAGGTCTTACAAACGAATAAAGATTTGAAAACTTCGGCTTGTTGCAGTATCGAAACATTACCATCTTCTTACCAACCGATTCTTAGCAAAATCCATCCCGAAGTAAAAGAAAAATTTTACGGCTGTGGCTCTCCTTTCCCGCCTTCGCTTGCCGGCAGAACCGTTCTTGATTTAGGATGCGGATCCGGAAGAGATGTTTATCTTCTCTCCAAGCTCGTGGGAGAAAACGGATCTGTCGTAGGAGTCGATATGACCGAAGAGCAACTGAATGTTGCAAACTCATACCTGGATTATCATAAAAACCAATTCGGATATCAAAAATCGAATGTATCCTTTAAAAAAGGATACATTGAGGATCTAAAATCCGCAGGAATCGAAGACAATTCAATCGACTTGGTAGTGTCCAATTGCGTCACGAATTTATCACCTAACAAAAAATTGGTTTTCTCTGAAATTTTCAGAGTTCTGAAACCAGGCGGAGAATTATACTTCAGCGACGTTTTCGCAGATCGCAGAATCCCGGAAGAATTGAGCAAAGACCCTGTTTTATTGGGGGAATGTTTGGGGGGAGCCTTGTATACGGAAGATTTCCGAAGACTTCTATTTCATTTAGGGATCAATGATTTTCGAGTCGTATCCCAATCAAAATTGAACTTACAAAACCCCGAAATAGAAAAAAAGATAGGAAATGTAAATTTTCATTCAATCACATTCAGAGCTTTTAAGATACCTCTGGAAGATCGCTGCGAAGATTTCGGACAAGTTGCTTTTTACAAAGGAACAATAGAAGAGCATCCCCATAGTTTTCTACTCGACGATCATCACATTCTTTATACGGATAAACCTATGTTAGTTTGCGGAAATACCGCGGACATGTTATCTAAAACCCAATACAAGGAACATTTCAGGATCGTAGGGGACAAATCAAAACATATGGGTCTTTTCGATTGCGGCCCGAGCCCAGTAGCCTCCGCTTCTTCCGGAGAGGCACCTTCGGGAGCTTGCTGTTGA
- the pyk gene encoding pyruvate kinase, translating to MPIERKLPLKRTKIICTIGPASANKETILDLIYSGMDMARMNFSHATHEYHKEIYELLRECEQEAGTSIGILADLQGPKIRTGKLTGPVELKAGDIISINNHGDFLGNKDEIGCTYQYILNDIEVGHKVLVDDGKLSFVVKSKTKEKAVLETVIGGILKDNKGINLPGTPISAPALSEKDIEDLQFALSLGVDYIALSFVRRASDLEFARQFMKDSFAGLIAKLERPEAIQNIEEIIDICDGVMIARGDLGVELDSQYVPIIQKETITKMNQKGKPVITATQMLETMIDNPRPTRAEASDVANAVMDGTDAVMLSGETASGKYPVEAVATMTRIIQAAEDSHIHLIHLRQMDRSLIEVERTALGNAAESIARSINAKAIINFTRSGYSSLLSSEFRPIKPIYSFTPFLGTSRKMKLYWGVEPYVMPMMDKFPDMIAFMSKTLKQEGKLESGDTVVILSGAPGSVAQTVDFIQIHKIK from the coding sequence ATGCCCATAGAGAGAAAGCTCCCCTTAAAACGCACGAAAATCATCTGTACCATCGGACCTGCTTCCGCAAATAAAGAAACAATCCTCGATCTCATCTATTCCGGAATGGATATGGCCCGGATGAACTTCTCTCACGCTACCCACGAATATCACAAAGAAATTTACGAACTCCTCAGGGAATGCGAACAGGAAGCAGGCACCTCGATCGGAATCCTTGCCGACCTGCAAGGCCCAAAAATCAGAACGGGCAAACTCACAGGGCCCGTTGAATTGAAAGCAGGAGATATCATCTCGATCAATAATCATGGGGATTTTTTAGGAAACAAAGACGAGATCGGCTGTACTTACCAATATATTTTGAACGATATTGAAGTGGGCCATAAAGTGCTTGTGGACGACGGCAAACTCTCGTTTGTCGTTAAGTCAAAAACGAAGGAAAAGGCGGTTTTGGAAACGGTAATCGGCGGAATTCTCAAAGATAATAAAGGAATCAACCTTCCTGGAACGCCTATTTCCGCTCCGGCACTTTCCGAAAAGGATATAGAAGATCTACAATTCGCTTTGAGCTTAGGTGTGGACTATATAGCACTTTCTTTTGTTAGACGGGCTTCCGATTTGGAATTTGCACGTCAATTTATGAAAGATAGTTTTGCGGGATTGATTGCAAAACTGGAAAGACCCGAAGCCATCCAAAACATAGAAGAAATCATAGATATTTGCGACGGAGTGATGATCGCCCGGGGAGATTTGGGAGTGGAATTGGACAGCCAATATGTTCCCATCATCCAAAAAGAAACGATCACAAAGATGAACCAAAAAGGAAAACCTGTCATCACCGCCACACAAATGTTAGAGACTATGATCGACAATCCCAGACCAACCCGCGCGGAAGCGAGCGATGTCGCCAATGCGGTGATGGACGGAACCGACGCAGTGATGTTATCCGGTGAGACTGCTTCGGGAAAATATCCCGTCGAAGCTGTGGCTACTATGACAAGAATCATACAGGCTGCGGAAGATTCCCATATCCATTTGATTCATTTGCGCCAGATGGACCGTTCATTGATCGAAGTGGAAAGAACAGCACTGGGAAATGCCGCCGAATCCATTGCACGTTCCATCAACGCAAAAGCAATCATCAACTTCACACGCTCCGGTTATTCCTCCCTACTCTCCTCCGAGTTTCGCCCGATCAAACCGATTTACTCCTTCACTCCGTTTCTCGGAACTTCCCGCAAAATGAAACTCTATTGGGGAGTGGAACCTTATGTGATGCCTATGATGGATAAATTTCCCGACATGATTGCTTTTATGAGTAAAACATTGAAGCAGGAAGGCAAACTAGAATCAGGTGATACTGTTGTAATTCTATCGGGAGCACCGGGAAGCGTAGCGCAAACAGTAGACTTCATTCAGATACATAAAATCAAATAG
- a CDS encoding sterol desaturase family protein, with translation MRLIESIAPFYFVLILAEILYTYKYKLTFYSFRDSITDLSLGTLSRIADGVILLGIVFVYQVLQNSFSFGNFLPLSLVSSKSPISWVILFVLVDFLFYWAHRFAHEINLFWASHVVHHSSEEFNLSVALRQSFVRNLFIGIFYLPLAVFGFSAEAYLITDALNRTYQFWVHTRIIDRLPFWYELIFVTPSHHRVHHAVNPRYIDKNYGGVFIFWDRLFGTFEEEKEEPVYGVVKPLGTFQPIWAEVHVFSDLFRDFRLTKNKWEGFLGFFKPPGFRPSDLPAYPKPKPVSPYSFIKFYPKGKETNGFRFYIISQFIITALSSLIFIKTYGKWSHFEIFVFTYVIVFSFYSLGKALNSQTDVKRYETAKWIFWILIAGYLFI, from the coding sequence GTGCGCCTGATAGAATCCATAGCACCTTTCTACTTTGTTCTGATCTTAGCAGAGATTTTATATACTTATAAATACAAACTTACTTTTTACAGCTTTAGGGATTCGATAACGGATTTGAGTTTGGGGACTCTTAGCCGGATTGCGGACGGGGTCATTCTTTTAGGAATTGTTTTTGTTTATCAAGTTTTACAAAATTCATTTTCTTTTGGAAATTTTCTTCCTTTGTCTTTGGTAAGTTCAAAGTCACCTATCAGTTGGGTGATTCTTTTTGTTTTGGTGGATTTTTTATTCTATTGGGCGCATAGGTTTGCCCATGAAATCAACTTGTTCTGGGCATCACACGTCGTTCATCATTCGAGCGAAGAGTTCAATTTGTCCGTGGCACTTCGGCAATCCTTTGTTCGGAATCTTTTTATAGGAATTTTCTATCTTCCTTTGGCGGTTTTCGGATTTTCTGCGGAAGCTTATCTGATCACCGATGCTTTGAATCGCACTTATCAATTTTGGGTGCACACTCGGATCATTGATAGGCTTCCGTTTTGGTATGAGCTGATATTCGTAACACCTTCTCATCATAGGGTGCATCATGCGGTAAATCCGCGTTATATTGATAAAAATTACGGAGGAGTGTTCATTTTTTGGGACAGATTGTTCGGAACGTTTGAAGAGGAAAAAGAAGAGCCGGTGTACGGTGTAGTCAAACCTTTGGGAACATTTCAACCGATTTGGGCGGAAGTACATGTGTTTTCGGATTTGTTCCGGGATTTTCGCCTGACAAAGAATAAATGGGAAGGCTTCCTTGGATTTTTCAAACCTCCCGGATTTCGACCTTCCGATTTGCCCGCTTACCCGAAACCGAAGCCGGTGAGTCCTTATAGTTTTATAAAGTTTTACCCGAAGGGAAAGGAAACAAACGGATTTCGGTTTTATATAATTTCCCAGTTTATTATCACTGCGTTGTCTTCCCTGATTTTCATCAAAACATACGGTAAGTGGTCGCATTTTGAAATTTTTGTTTTCACTTATGTGATTGTTTTTTCGTTTTATTCTTTGGGCAAAGCATTGAATAGTCAAACAGATGTAAAACGGTATGAAACGGCCAAATGGATTTTCTGGATTCTGATCGCCGGATATCTTTTTATTTGA
- a CDS encoding MaoC family dehydratase yields MAKLVLSSYSELESYVGKELGVSEVHEITQEQINLFANATLDHQWIHTDPDRAAKESPFGTTIAHGYLTLSMAPFLLSQILELKNIKMGINYGIEKLRFLDPVKVGSKLKLRAELVELKDLRGTARMTLKLSFEVEGASKAAMVGEVVYLYQFN; encoded by the coding sequence ATGGCAAAATTAGTTCTCTCCAGTTATTCCGAATTGGAATCGTATGTAGGAAAGGAGTTGGGAGTCTCCGAGGTTCATGAAATCACTCAGGAACAAATCAATCTTTTCGCAAACGCTACCTTAGACCACCAGTGGATTCATACCGATCCGGATCGTGCTGCAAAAGAATCTCCATTCGGCACAACGATTGCTCACGGATACCTCACTTTGTCCATGGCTCCCTTTTTATTGTCTCAAATCCTTGAACTGAAAAACATCAAAATGGGAATCAATTACGGAATTGAAAAACTAAGATTTTTAGATCCAGTGAAAGTAGGTTCCAAATTGAAACTGCGCGCGGAGCTAGTGGAACTAAAAGATCTGAGAGGCACTGCGCGTATGACATTGAAGTTGAGTTTCGAAGTGGAAGGTGCGAGCAAAGCCGCGATGGTAGGAGAAGTAGTCTACCTTTATCAGTTCAACTGA
- a CDS encoding histone deacetylase family protein, with protein MSSNGLALIYHSQYNLELPGHIFPAHKYSHLYNRVKKDPVYAQWDILLPKIAEEHDLELVHTKEYLDDLFSYDHTPRTMYSELPLNRSIVESFCYGVGGTIYAMELTKKHMFAFNMGGGYHHSFPDKAEGFCYLNDIAIAIRKSKETRPNEKALIIDLDLHQGNGNSYIFQYDDNVYTFSMHQGNIYPKKENSDFDIHLEPGTKDDQYLTILRDALIKIKKEFEPTIIYYLAGADPYEDDSLGELKLTMKGMKERDRQIRQFSLETGAPCVITLAGGYARDFRDTVEIHFNTISAFGEK; from the coding sequence ATGAGTTCCAACGGATTGGCTTTAATTTATCACTCTCAGTACAACCTCGAATTACCCGGACATATTTTTCCGGCACATAAATACTCTCACCTCTACAACCGGGTTAAAAAAGACCCGGTGTATGCGCAGTGGGATATTCTACTCCCCAAGATAGCGGAAGAACATGATTTGGAACTGGTTCATACCAAAGAATATTTGGATGATTTGTTCAGTTATGATCATACTCCACGCACAATGTATTCGGAATTACCACTCAATCGCAGTATTGTGGAAAGTTTCTGTTATGGAGTGGGTGGAACGATTTATGCAATGGAACTTACCAAGAAACACATGTTTGCTTTCAATATGGGCGGAGGTTATCATCATAGTTTTCCCGACAAAGCGGAAGGATTTTGTTATTTGAATGATATTGCGATTGCGATTAGAAAGTCAAAAGAGACAAGACCGAATGAGAAGGCTCTTATCATCGACTTGGATTTACACCAAGGCAATGGTAACTCGTATATTTTTCAATACGATGACAATGTTTACACGTTTTCGATGCACCAAGGCAATATTTACCCTAAAAAGGAAAACTCGGATTTTGATATTCATTTGGAACCGGGAACAAAAGATGATCAATATCTAACAATACTTAGAGATGCATTGATAAAAATTAAAAAAGAATTTGAACCTACTATCATATATTATCTTGCAGGCGCCGATCCCTATGAAGACGATTCTCTAGGAGAATTGAAACTTACAATGAAAGGTATGAAGGAAAGAGACAGACAAATACGACAATTCTCTTTGGAGACAGGAGCTCCGTGCGTGATCACTTTGGCCGGCGGTTATGCGAGAGATTTTAGGGACACAGTCGAAATTCATTTCAATACGATTTCGGCATTCGGAGAAAAATAA
- a CDS encoding SpoIIE family protein phosphatase — translation MADYTFKPEILIIDDDSEICETLELLINGLGYYVRYFTNPSQGLEYFERELNPIVFLDVNMPLISGLDVLPKIKAIDSKTQVLMMTGERDIQTVVSSLYHRAADFILKPFHLKAVEAAISRSFEYYNLLKDKESQDEAITRDLRLAARIQVRTMSLPKLKHRIFAEVFPVRYVSGDFYQVVSLDEDRTLILMGDIEGHGVTSGLIAILMTTIHREIARTTSLKPGILLDRLNQELCREIGTHSMTAVSILVDHSKKTITYARGGHPFPLVFKKNSLEMEILQENSGQLLGILDSIQFTEKTVTVEEGDILLLYSDGLLGSTSHPLVQTLTHLPGGLQRIESMQKEIRNYIDYLISSAKAQDDISYLLLEI, via the coding sequence ATGGCAGATTATACCTTTAAACCTGAAATTCTAATCATAGATGATGACTCTGAGATTTGTGAAACTCTAGAGCTTCTTATCAATGGATTGGGTTATTATGTGCGCTATTTTACCAATCCATCCCAAGGTTTGGAATACTTCGAAAGAGAATTGAACCCGATTGTTTTTTTAGACGTGAATATGCCATTGATTTCAGGTTTGGATGTGTTGCCTAAAATCAAGGCGATTGATTCTAAAACTCAAGTATTGATGATGACCGGGGAAAGAGACATTCAAACCGTTGTATCCTCATTGTATCATAGAGCCGCCGATTTTATTTTAAAACCTTTTCATTTGAAAGCCGTTGAAGCAGCCATTTCCCGATCTTTTGAATATTATAATCTCTTAAAAGACAAAGAGTCCCAAGACGAAGCGATTACAAGAGACTTGAGACTTGCAGCACGCATTCAAGTGCGAACTATGAGTTTACCGAAACTCAAACACAGAATTTTTGCCGAAGTTTTTCCCGTTCGTTATGTTTCAGGAGATTTTTACCAAGTCGTTTCTTTGGACGAAGACAGAACTTTAATCCTTATGGGAGACATCGAAGGTCACGGAGTCACATCCGGACTGATTGCCATTTTGATGACTACGATTCATCGTGAGATCGCAAGAACTACTTCATTGAAACCCGGCATCCTTTTGGATCGATTGAATCAGGAGTTATGCAGGGAAATCGGAACTCACAGTATGACAGCTGTTAGTATTCTTGTGGATCATTCCAAAAAAACGATCACATATGCAAGAGGCGGACATCCTTTCCCGTTGGTTTTCAAAAAGAATTCTTTGGAAATGGAAATTCTTCAGGAAAATTCCGGACAACTTTTAGGCATCTTGGATTCCATTCAATTTACAGAGAAGACAGTCACAGTCGAAGAAGGTGACATTTTGTTATTGTATTCGGATGGATTGTTAGGTTCCACATCTCATCCTCTTGTCCAAACTTTGACTCATCTTCCCGGTGGGTTGCAAAGAATTGAGTCCATGCAAAAGGAAATCCGAAACTATATAGATTATCTTATCTCCTCGGCTAAAGCTCAGGATGACATATCTTATTTGCTTCTAGAGATTTAA
- a CDS encoding VOC family protein, whose translation MKYLHSMIRVRDLDKALHFFIQVLGLKETRKSEHPEGKYTLVFLSTGEPDAPEVELTFNWGQEEPYTGGRNFGHLAYEVDDIYATCERIQSLGVLINRPPRDGRMAFIRSPDLISIELLQKGKPLPPKEPWLSMANTGEW comes from the coding sequence ATGAAATATTTACATTCCATGATCCGGGTGAGAGACTTGGACAAAGCATTGCATTTTTTTATTCAAGTGTTGGGTTTGAAAGAGACCCGCAAGTCGGAACACCCTGAAGGAAAATACACATTGGTGTTTCTTTCGACGGGAGAACCGGATGCGCCGGAAGTGGAACTAACTTTCAATTGGGGTCAGGAAGAGCCTTATACCGGAGGAAGAAATTTCGGTCATCTTGCTTATGAAGTGGATGATATTTACGCTACTTGCGAAAGGATTCAATCTCTGGGAGTTCTGATCAACCGTCCTCCCCGGGACGGAAGGATGGCTTTTATCCGTTCTCCTGATTTGATTTCGATTGAGTTATTGCAGAAAGGGAAACCTCTTCCTCCGAAAGAGCCATGGTTGTCTATGGCAAACACCGGCGAATGGTAA
- a CDS encoding NAD(P)/FAD-dependent oxidoreductase gives MVRLAVLGGGAAGCFAAIQSKELGKENIQVTIYEKSKEPLSKVRISGGGRCNVTHHLFLPEALSKRYPRGEKELRWAFESFGPEDTINWFRKRGVDLKIESDGRMFPVTDDSSTIIDCFLEEIKKKNIHLNLELGVSSVFLETDPNKGRFRLLLENEKEVYYDSILIATGSNRKVWGWMEALGHRIIPPVPSLFTLALENTNIMDLTGLSVPEANIRILPKGKPQSGPLLITHWGLSGPAALRLSAWEARTFADTDYKANLEVNWIGSMSFMEMEELFLNYKSVHKAVKIINKRLDSIPGRLWEWFLLQTKISADKRWSDISKQEIRSLSEIITRSKFQMKAKGVFKEEFVTAGGISRKDIDFSTMQSKVVKGLYFAGEAIDVDGITGGFNFQNAWTTATIAARSISVS, from the coding sequence ATGGTCCGTTTGGCAGTATTAGGTGGTGGTGCGGCAGGTTGTTTTGCAGCAATCCAATCGAAAGAATTGGGAAAAGAAAATATCCAAGTCACTATTTATGAAAAATCAAAAGAACCTCTCTCCAAAGTCAGGATTTCCGGAGGAGGAAGGTGCAATGTAACTCATCATCTTTTCCTACCCGAGGCATTGTCCAAACGTTATCCTAGAGGAGAGAAGGAGCTTCGCTGGGCCTTCGAAAGTTTCGGGCCTGAGGATACGATCAATTGGTTCCGAAAAAGAGGAGTGGATTTGAAAATCGAATCCGACGGAAGAATGTTTCCCGTTACGGATGATTCCTCGACGATCATAGATTGTTTTTTGGAAGAGATTAAAAAGAAAAATATACATTTGAATCTGGAGTTAGGTGTTAGTTCCGTTTTCCTGGAAACTGATCCTAACAAAGGCAGATTCAGATTGCTTTTGGAAAATGAAAAGGAAGTGTATTATGATTCCATTCTGATCGCCACAGGTTCCAACAGAAAGGTTTGGGGTTGGATGGAAGCATTGGGTCATCGGATCATTCCTCCTGTGCCTTCTCTTTTCACATTGGCATTGGAAAATACTAACATTATGGATCTCACGGGGCTTTCCGTTCCCGAAGCAAACATTCGTATTTTGCCAAAAGGAAAGCCGCAATCGGGACCTCTTCTCATCACCCACTGGGGACTCAGCGGACCCGCAGCACTTCGGTTGTCCGCCTGGGAGGCGAGAACGTTTGCCGATACGGATTACAAAGCGAACTTGGAAGTGAATTGGATCGGGTCTATGAGCTTCATGGAGATGGAAGAACTCTTTCTAAATTATAAATCCGTTCATAAGGCTGTGAAAATTATAAACAAAAGATTGGATTCAATTCCGGGTAGGCTTTGGGAATGGTTTTTACTTCAAACAAAAATTTCCGCTGACAAACGTTGGTCCGATATTTCAAAACAGGAAATCCGTTCCTTATCTGAAATCATCACTCGTTCCAAATTTCAAATGAAAGCCAAAGGGGTTTTCAAGGAAGAATTCGTAACTGCGGGAGGAATCTCCCGTAAGGACATCGATTTTTCAACTATGCAAAGTAAGGTGGTAAAAGGACTTTACTTTGCGGGAGAAGCGATCGATGTGGACGGGATTACGGGAGGGTTTAACTTTCAGAATGCTTGGACGACCGCAACGATTGCCGCAAGATCCATTTCCGTCAGTTGA
- a CDS encoding aquaporin: MNKNITPIYNDLQKLGSEFFGTFMLLLIIIGSGIMGNNLASGNIAIALLSNAIATGTGLYFLISIFGSISGAHFNPIVTVFFQTQKDIPNRLAYGYIGVQILGGLLGVWFSHFIFELPVFQFSTHVRTGFPQWASEILATTGLLLTIVLGTRHAGNQVPVLVGSYITAAYWFTSSTSFANPAVTIARSFSDTFAGIRPEDVIHFILAQSIGLGLGIFLLRFFEPKVKETNRP; this comes from the coding sequence TTGAACAAGAATATCACTCCAATCTATAATGATTTACAAAAATTGGGATCTGAATTTTTCGGAACCTTTATGCTTTTGCTCATTATCATCGGTTCAGGAATTATGGGAAACAATCTTGCTTCGGGTAACATCGCCATTGCACTCCTGTCAAATGCGATCGCGACAGGAACAGGCTTATATTTTTTGATTTCTATTTTCGGATCTATTTCAGGTGCACATTTCAATCCGATCGTTACTGTCTTCTTTCAAACCCAAAAAGACATTCCGAATCGTTTGGCTTACGGCTATATCGGAGTACAAATATTAGGTGGTCTATTGGGAGTCTGGTTCTCTCATTTCATTTTCGAGCTTCCTGTTTTCCAATTCTCTACCCACGTAAGAACCGGCTTCCCGCAATGGGCATCCGAAATTTTAGCAACCACCGGACTTTTGCTTACAATTGTTTTAGGAACAAGACATGCGGGAAACCAAGTTCCGGTACTAGTAGGATCTTATATAACAGCCGCTTATTGGTTTACTTCCTCCACTTCTTTTGCTAACCCGGCGGTAACAATTGCCAGATCGTTTTCCGATACATTTGCAGGCATTCGTCCGGAAGACGTAATCCATTTTATCCTAGCACAATCGATCGGCCTTGGACTCGGCATTTTCCTCCTTCGTTTTTTTGAACCGAAAGTAAAAGAAACAAACCGACCTTAG
- the chrA gene encoding chromate efflux transporter, which produces MNEVKTIKENFHSYPEILFTFLRLGSTSFGGPIAHIGYFHHEFVLKKKWISDKNFSDLVALCQFLPGPASSQIGMALGYNRAGVIGAILAWIGFTLPSAFLLVGFYYGITSFASSSFQPILHGLKLSAVVIVAHAIRSMGTKFSYDKPRASITVLTCISCLLIPFSFIQIILIFASGMIGSFLFGKENPATVSKEIRQSGNSIRSLFLILFFVLLILLPLVSFYFPHPEIRLFDSFYRVGSLVFGGGHVVLPLLQNEMVSNHWTTNEVFMNGYGAAQAIPGPLFAFAAYLGAASDILSPIWWKSGIALIAIFLPSFLLILGVLPFWESVRSNRNMQNAMSGINSSVVGILLAAFYHPIWTSSVQNVQDFSIVLIGFLLILFWEIPSWAIVLLSVVTSYGFYLAHY; this is translated from the coding sequence ATGAACGAAGTGAAAACGATAAAAGAAAATTTTCATTCCTATCCGGAGATTCTCTTCACATTTCTCAGGTTGGGTTCTACTTCCTTCGGAGGGCCCATCGCACACATAGGATATTTTCATCACGAATTCGTTTTGAAAAAGAAATGGATCAGTGATAAAAATTTTTCGGATCTAGTGGCGCTTTGTCAATTTTTACCGGGGCCTGCCAGTAGTCAAATCGGGATGGCGCTAGGATACAATCGGGCGGGAGTGATCGGAGCAATCCTTGCTTGGATCGGATTCACTTTGCCTTCCGCATTTTTGCTTGTAGGATTTTACTATGGAATTACATCTTTTGCCTCTTCTTCATTCCAACCTATTCTACATGGATTGAAACTATCCGCAGTTGTAATTGTTGCGCATGCAATCCGGTCAATGGGGACAAAATTCTCCTATGACAAACCGAGAGCAAGTATAACCGTATTAACATGTATTAGCTGTTTACTGATTCCTTTTTCCTTTATTCAAATCATTTTGATCTTCGCGTCAGGCATGATCGGATCTTTTTTATTTGGGAAGGAAAACCCTGCAACAGTTTCAAAAGAAATTCGACAATCAGGAAATTCAATCCGATCTTTGTTTCTCATCTTATTCTTTGTATTGTTAATTCTATTGCCATTGGTATCATTTTACTTCCCTCACCCGGAAATCCGGTTATTCGATAGTTTTTATCGGGTTGGTTCACTGGTATTCGGGGGAGGCCATGTTGTTTTGCCGTTATTGCAAAATGAAATGGTATCGAATCATTGGACTACAAACGAAGTATTTATGAACGGATATGGAGCCGCGCAAGCGATACCCGGTCCTTTGTTTGCATTTGCGGCCTATTTGGGTGCGGCCTCAGATATACTAAGTCCTATTTGGTGGAAATCGGGAATTGCTTTGATAGCGATTTTTCTTCCTTCGTTCTTATTAATCCTGGGGGTTCTTCCTTTCTGGGAATCGGTTCGCTCCAATCGAAACATGCAGAACGCTATGTCCGGAATCAATTCCTCAGTCGTGGGGATTTTGCTTGCCGCATTCTATCATCCGATTTGGACAAGTTCCGTACAAAATGTACAGGACTTTTCCATCGTGCTCATCGGCTTTTTACTCATTCTATTCTGGGAAATCCCTTCCTGGGCGATTGTTTTACTATCGGTAGTTACTTCCTATGGATTTTATCTCGCTCACTATTGA